From Dethiosulfovibrio faecalis, the proteins below share one genomic window:
- a CDS encoding amidohydrolase: protein MLKAIVGGTVETISSGTIQGGTVLVEDGRIKAVGAGLSIPSGAEILDASGMTVTPGLIDAHTHIGTCPEGIPYSMTDENDMTDPSTPQLRILDSIYPFDEAFGEARKGGVTAVQVLPGSANVIGGQGAVIKTRGLVVDEMAVLAPSGMKAALGENPIGVYKEKNQLPTTRMGNAACMRNTLQEAFNYKAAKEHWLAKKDEDKDPFEIKPDMEALLPVVEKKMPLRVHCHRADDIATAIRTAEEFGIDLTLEHCTEGHLIPDYLASKKVMAAVGPTLSCRPKIELRHMTWDTLKVFSERGIHFCIITDHPVTPVHSLMLCATMAHRAGLSREEALRAVTLSPAEHLGLEARMGSLEPGKDGDIVLWKGDPFDARTEVAITFIDGVEVYRA from the coding sequence GACTTTCCATACCAAGCGGAGCGGAGATCCTGGACGCCTCGGGCATGACGGTCACCCCGGGCCTCATAGACGCACACACCCATATAGGAACCTGCCCGGAGGGAATTCCCTACTCCATGACTGACGAGAACGACATGACCGACCCGAGCACCCCTCAATTGAGGATATTGGACTCCATATACCCCTTCGACGAAGCCTTCGGAGAGGCTAGAAAGGGCGGGGTGACGGCGGTTCAGGTCCTTCCGGGAAGCGCCAACGTCATAGGAGGACAGGGGGCCGTCATAAAAACCAGAGGTCTAGTGGTGGACGAGATGGCTGTCCTTGCCCCGTCTGGAATGAAGGCAGCCCTGGGGGAGAATCCCATCGGGGTCTACAAGGAGAAAAACCAGCTTCCGACCACGAGGATGGGAAACGCCGCCTGCATGAGGAACACCCTTCAGGAAGCCTTCAACTACAAGGCCGCCAAGGAACACTGGCTCGCCAAAAAAGACGAGGACAAGGACCCCTTCGAGATAAAACCCGACATGGAGGCTCTGCTGCCGGTGGTGGAGAAAAAGATGCCCCTCAGGGTACACTGTCACAGGGCCGACGACATAGCGACGGCCATAAGGACCGCCGAGGAATTCGGGATAGACCTGACCTTGGAACACTGCACCGAGGGACACCTAATACCGGATTACCTAGCGTCGAAGAAAGTAATGGCCGCGGTAGGCCCCACCCTCTCCTGCCGCCCCAAGATAGAGCTCAGACACATGACCTGGGACACCCTCAAGGTCTTCTCCGAGAGAGGGATCCATTTCTGCATAATAACGGACCACCCGGTGACCCCGGTACACTCCCTTATGCTCTGCGCCACCATGGCCCATCGGGCTGGGCTGTCCAGAGAGGAAGCCCTAAGGGCAGTAACCCTGTCCCCGGCTGAACACCTTGGATTGGAGGCTAGGATGGGATCTCTGGAACCGGGAAAAGACGGGGACATAGTTCTATGGAAAGGCGACCCATTCGACGCAAGAACGGAGGTAGCCATAACCTTCATAGACGGAGTAGAGGTCTACAGGGCCTAG